The Punica granatum isolate Tunisia-2019 chromosome 4, ASM765513v2, whole genome shotgun sequence sequence CATGAAACATTATATCATTTGTCTTGGGAAGTGCAGTGCAAACTGCATGTGACAAACAGATCTCACCTCTAGAGTTTCGAGGGATTCCTTGACGGTAGACACTTCCTCCTCAGCAATGCTCATGAACTGCAAAGCTTCAAGCCGTTTGAATGCGAAGGGGATGTCGACTAGGACCTTCAGGAATCTCTCTGCAGGTCCCAGCCGAGAGAGATCGCCGCTGTATAGTCTGAGCTTCAGTTCCTCCTGAGTTGTCGGAGCCATCTTCAGAAGTGTCTGCACAAGCTCCAAGGGTAGCTTCGTACCTGTAGAAGAGTTTGAGGTAAATGAATGATTAATTCTTCTCTGTGTCGGAAAACTGTTGAACGGTGAGCATGCGAGGGAGAAGGTGAGGTAGAGAGAGTGAGACCTTCTTGAAGGGCATCGCATACTTCTTCTATCGTCACATTCAGTGCTCTGAGAAGGATGGAGAGATTTTGTGCCTTTTTGGTGTCAATAATTTGAATGTATTGCACAGCATTGTCCATAGATGAACAATCTTTTTTGCGGTCGCCTTTGTTCTTGTCTGCTGCATAACCGAATAATGACTCCATCATCTCCTCATTGAACCTGTACAAGTGTTTTATTATATCGGCACGTGATTGGCAAATGAAGAACATGTATACTGAGGCGGGTCTAGATTGTCTTAGCCTTACTGGAAGGACCCGGCTTTAATGTCATGCCACACCATCTCGTGATCGGGGCTTGTCATGACCTTGTCCCAGAAGAATGGCTTCAGTTTCGCTTTTCGAGCTTCAGGGTCTCCATTGCTTTCATCTCCGTCGCTCATTGAACTATTTCCTCGGCTATGAGATGGCTTGGCCGGTGGAGCAGGCGGTGGGCGGGCAATCTTTGGTGGTGGCGGGGGACGGGGCTTAGGAGGAGGTGGCGGTGGCGGCCGTGGGGGTGGTGGGGCCGCCTTACCTGGCGACGGAGGGGGAACCCCAACTGATGCGTTTGTCTCTGCTAATGCCGCAGGCACTGTTAGGCTGTGATTTTCAGACACTGTTGGCAAGTGGTTGACGGAGGAAGGATTCTTTCCACTTGTGCTGAAGTCTTTATTGCTCGAGTTTCCGATACTAAGTGATTTCTGTGAAGAACCTGAAAGGGGAACGAATGTCCTCAACTTATCAGAAGATTTCTGCTAGAAAGACTTGTGAATCCAATAGTATGATTGCGGTTTATATCTTACTGGCAGAGTAATCACTCGAGCTCAAATTTAGGAGAGGGCTATCGTCCTTGTGAGCATCCcgaactttcttttttctccggAGACAGCACAAGAAGATAAATGCGACGAGAAGAAATGACGCCGCAGCAGTTACAGCAACAGCAACAACTAATTTTATCCAGTTATCATCGTCCTCTTCTATCTTCTTAGCCGGGAGGTgcggtggaggaggaggatgggtGTTCTTTGTGGGCATGTAAGGCGCCTCGATGATCTCGGGCAGGTCAGGTGGCAAGGCTGAAGAATCGGGGGGAGGAGATGGAGCAATATGCCTAGAGGGAGTGGAAGCAGGAGCATGTTTCGGTGGGGCCCCAGACTTTTGGGGCGGAGACGGAGCCGGGGCAGGGCTCCGGCTAGTCCTGCGGCTCTGAGACGGAGGAGTTCTTGGAGAGTCTCTCAGAGGATTTGGAAGGTCCTCTTCTAGGCTTCTTCTCATCGGAATGTTAATCCAGGATGACCGGGGAAAAGCTACACACTTGAGGAACCAGTCTTTCGAGATGACATCCTCAGACGACGAGACACGGAATTGAGGATTTGCCTCTCGCAAGCATTCCAGGACGGACTGTTTCATTGAGGGAGGCAGAGTATCCACGGCTTCTTCAATATTCACTTTCGAGATTATCACCGATTTCAGGGCATCTACAAGTTCCTGCAGTGAACAAGGGTCAAAATCTTTGATACCTTCTGCCCTGTCCGTTAGTTCATTCTTGCAGTAAATCCATGCTTGCTCTATCTGTTGTTGAAGAATCGCATCAAAACTCTGGCAAAATGCCTAACAAATAACAACTTCTTTGATCGTTCGATCAAACAGTTCATGATATCGGAATTACGCACGACTTATATCGGAATCTTCCTCAAATGTTAGGAAGCCTTCAAAAACTATAGAAACATGTCCAAGTCTTTCATATACCAGGAGAGTTTTCAAGCGATCCAACAAAAAAGAACGGGAATAACCCGATGAGGACGACACATGAACATGAAAAATAATGTCTCTTACCATGTGTTGGTCCATGAACGAAGGTGGCAAAACAATGCCTCCATGGCGGGAGAGCCGGTGGATTGGCCGTGGTCGGCCCTCAGAGCTTCTGGAGGCCAGCACGCAGAGCAGAGCAAACACGAGAACCATACCATTGCCGCCTCTCGTCATCTCCATCACTTATTCTCAGATCATTGCATCCCCATTCCCTCTGTTTACTTCTCATTTCATCGGAAAACCCAAACACTTCCTATCCTCGAACATGAACACACACAAACAACAATGGCGGCCCTGTCTCAGGAATTTCCacaaaaaataacaaaaatggaaattcccttattatttatttatttttctcgatCTGTTCTTCTGCCGATGATCAACAAGGGTCCCCGATAACTCAGCCCACCAATGGCCGCAATGAAAGAATGAAAAGGGCAGCTGAACGGGCCGTCAATCGATAATTTTCATGCAAAACAATGGGATTGAAACGACATGAACATGTGCAAAAGATGGgatttttctttccctttttttttccgaaaaATCAAGAGAAACGGGGAAGATCAAGAAAAATGTTTTTATTATCCTAAGAAATTTGTTttgatttgtttgtttttgtttCCTTGATTATCGGATGGAAACAGAGCAAGAGAAGGAAGGATGCCTGAGGAGGGAGACGTGACGGGAACAACGTGGAGGGAAAGAAGGGGAGAGGACACCCATAATCTatcttttgtctttttcagcattttcccttttttttttcttttttttttctttcatgcCGCCCATATAATTGCGATTACTATTTACTCAAGCCTATTTAGTATTTATCCATTTTATCATAGTTTATTTGTTCTTCttatttgaataatttgaatatttatgGGGATAATCGCGTAAAAAGACCCGATCgttataataaattagaatTTATCTTAACATTTGAATTGTTGTGAAAAAACAGTTCTGTACTTTTTATATCTTTGCTTATATGGGAttctggtttttttttttcaagattgcattaatatatagaaaatgtGAAACTATTTTCTGTTATTTTTAGACTATGATAAATAGTTCATCACCGcatccaataaaaaaaaaaagttgttgAGTAACTTATCCACTTTCTAGATGGATCTATGAAAAGATCTTTAGAAGATTTAAATCTTAACGATAATATCGTCAGAGGTCGAGATGATTAGTGGATCCATACGTATCATTCAAAAGATTCATTTGGAAGTTGGGTGTCGTGAAAAGCATATGACGAAAAGAACAATAGGTGAGATGTGTgttattgagaaaataattaattttaaaaagaaaaattgcaaAGGATGACTAAGAGGATATGATTATACTCAATACAGATGCAAGACAATGAGAGAGAGTTGTCAATATGAGTATGCATGAGAAGGATGGAAATGTTGATGACTGAGCATGTGTGCATCGAAAAAGATCGAAAGTATGTATTGAAAGAACTAGTTACATGCATAAGTAAGTTATTTTAAAACATTTCGTATAATAAAAACTTTCCATTTCTCAAGAAACTCTAAATTTCTTAGTATTATACAGATAACTTGGACACTTGAAGAATGGCTACATATCGAAtcgattataaagaaaaaataggtAAAATTGATATCATAGAAGCGAAATTTTAGGCTGTTTCgtttcaatttaaataatgagatatatttgatatattaattgcgagtctttatttatttattataacatGTTCTCTCTTGAAGTAGTAAGTTAGGGTGATTCTAGGAGGAAATACTAACTTGTGTTTCATGATCGAATATTAATTTCAGCCATTGAACTTTACCAACTTTTAATTTCATCCGtctattatttacatattttccTTCCAGTATTTCTAGtagtttaaattttctttaacaATTTTGACcgataatattatattactgTTTTTGAATCTTCTCGTCACATATAGCAGTCACATTCTGTCACGTCACCCATCATTGCCACATCACCCACGATTGCCACATCCACATTCATCCTAACACATGTACCGATTACGGTATGGCACGTCACTCAAGACTAAATCAACCTAATAAACCGATTTATTGACCCGATTTACGAGATTAAATTtcggaaaattttaaaagatgaaaaaaaaaaagcggaATGACTGCTCCTATCTGGCCCCCTCTCTCTCCGTGGACAGAGATCCGAGCTGTGGTGAAGCTGAGAGAAGGGTCGGTGCTGGGGAGGAAGACCAGTCTCAAGAGTGACCATTAAAGCACCCCAGATAGTCtgaaaaattttctcatatacTCGACAGGACTACCAGACCAGTAATTTGACATGTAAGCAGCCCACcaaatttatttgattttatatgtGGCCCGATGGTTTTGTgatgaaattaaaagttttatgGATGAAAAATGTTATCTTTAATATTAGGACTCCATCATGGAACATAAATTAACGTTCCATCCTAGAATCTATCTAAGAGTTAAAACAAAGTATTATCGGGCATTATTTGATCTCTTTTGCGTATGATTCTTTCATGAGAAAATGTCGATTTTAATCctcaaattttgatatttttttcattttttatccTAAATCATTTTATCCTAATGACCAGTTCTGTTACATttttcgtaaaaaaaaaaagaactttgATTCACGAAAaaagatttttcaaaataaaaataactcttttttttttagatgaGGAATTGAACAGAGAAGGGGGAAGGGAGGTTATGGGGTCTCACCGGTGGCCACCACCTAATTAGTTGATGCTAGCGACCTCGCTATGGCAGAGGTGGTCTCTCGACAAGCCGGTGGTTGGCGTCATCGAGGCCACACCAAGTCACCGCCCCTCCCTTTCCTGGTTTGATCTTCTggagtttttttctttaaatataattttagttAAAATAGTTTTTGAATGGGAAAGTTAAGAAATTGACAGAAAAGTGACACTATTAGTGAAGGTTTCCAGTTCAAATGAAGATGAAAAAACTCCATAGATTGAGGACTAAACATATATGATGACCTTTCGCCAGCCAAAAAATACATATGACCTTCTCCCATCATTCATAAGCTCCATTAATCCTTGGATAAATATGGACTTCTCGAATCGATGTCGCATAACTTTCAAAGCAGTTAAGATATGTCAATTCAAATTTACTATTTGATGGGTATAAtgaaacatcaaacatgttgTTGATATAGAAATATGAAGGGAAAGAAGTCGATGCACGATTTCCTTCTCCCACGATGCTAATTTTGGCATATTAGAATCTAATCTTTTTGTTAAGACTCAATCCTCATTAGTGTATCGACGACATAGACAAATTTACAATATGAATAGAATTTGAGGAGAACATTTTGCGTAGTGATGAACATTTTGTAAAAGTCGGCGTGAAGGGGATGTAGCTCAGATGGTAGAGCGCTCGCTTAGCATGCGAGAGGTACGGGGATCGATACCCCGcatctccatttttttttcttttatgctgttgcttttcttccattttctttaGAATATATTCAAAGGAGGGAGATCTATGAATATGATCTTCTTCGGTTCATGGCAGAAGCTAAGAATTGCAATATTTTGGAGCTGTCCTTCTTCTTACTTGAAAACAGAAGTAATCTGTGCTATCAATTTGTCTAAGAAATTAGCAAGTGCACCGCCGATGCTCATATCAGTCTTTTCATCCCATGGGAACGGCTTCATCGGTTTAGTCGCTTCCATGAGCTCCTCAATCGGAATCTGTGGCTTTGACCTCTCCAACGGGCCTATTTCCTGCCCGTACTTTCTCGGATCCGAACAGTAGTCCTGTAAATGGGATGACAAATCGGTTATACATATCATCCTGTTATTGTGAGTGCTTAGATGCAATGCCAGCACGGGTCTGATCGTGTGCGAGTTACCTGATCAGCGTGCATCTTCTTCACAAATGTTTTGAATATTCTGAAATTCTCGGTATCCATTAGATCGTCCGATAACCGGAGGTATGTGGCTCCGTACATTTTGAGCTTAGGTTGTCCGTTTTTGTTGACCCCATTAGGCCTGGCGTTTAGAAGGATTTGATTGTAAGCTGTCCGATCGTATCTTGGTAACGCATTCTCTCCCGCCACCTCGATATTCTCTCTCCACCCTCCACTCAAAACCTGCGTGAAACCGCTGAGACTTTTCACGAGCTGTGCTACCATGTGAAATTTGTGATATAGATGACAAATATATCGGACTTTACCTGCTGCACAAGCTCTTGCGGTCCACTTTTTGCTGCAGCACTTTGCTCGGAGTCTCTCATCTCGAGGCACGTGAAATTGAATATAGCATAATGCCTCGATAACATCCTAGCGATCGGTCTGTAACCATCTCGATCTCCTAGGTTGTAGAATCCTGAAGTAAGCTCCGCCGCATGACTGTCGTCCTT is a genomic window containing:
- the LOC116205263 gene encoding formin-like protein 3, with translation MEMTRGGNGMVLVFALLCVLASRSSEGRPRPIHRLSRHGGIVLPPSFMDQHMELVDALKSVIISKVNIEEAVDTLPPSMKQSVLECLREANPQFRVSSSEDVISKDWFLKCVAFPRSSWINIPMRRSLEEDLPNPLRDSPRTPPSQSRRTSRSPAPAPSPPQKSGAPPKHAPASTPSRHIAPSPPPDSSALPPDLPEIIEAPYMPTKNTHPPPPPHLPAKKIEEDDDNWIKLVVAVAVTAAASFLLVAFIFLCCLRRKKKVRDAHKDDSPLLNLSSSDYSASSSQKSLSIGNSSNKDFSTSGKNPSSVNHLPTVSENHSLTVPAALAETNASVGVPPPSPGKAAPPPPRPPPPPPPKPRPPPPPKIARPPPAPPAKPSHSRGNSSMSDGDESNGDPEARKAKLKPFFWDKVMTSPDHEMVWHDIKAGSFQFNEEMMESLFGYAADKNKGDRKKDCSSMDNAVQYIQIIDTKKAQNLSILLRALNVTIEEVCDALQEGTKLPLELVQTLLKMAPTTQEELKLRLYSGDLSRLGPAERFLKVLVDIPFAFKRLEALQFMSIAEEEVSTVKESLETLEVACGKLKNSRLFLKLLEAVLKTGNRMNDGTYRGGAQAFRLDTLLKLSDVRGTDGKTTLLHFVVQEIIRSEGIRAVRTARESQSTSSMKSDDSALEDSNNESAEHLRTLGLQVVSGLSTELADVKKAAIIDADSLSGSVAKLDNSLVKAREFLNTEMKSMEEDSKFSKALSGFVEQMEAEVARISAEEKRITALVESTADYFHGNAGKSEGLRLFVIVRDFLLMLDKACREVRDSGMHLSKSSKKETSAALTESPSRDNTRPSPIDMRQRLFPAIAERQMYNSSSSDDDSDAEDT